From a region of the Malania oleifera isolate guangnan ecotype guangnan chromosome 12, ASM2987363v1, whole genome shotgun sequence genome:
- the LOC131144603 gene encoding MLP-like protein 423 has protein sequence MASRDRINVDVEVKSNADKMWESLKDSAALFPKALPDLYKSIQVLEGDGKSVGSVHFKDFRGLPLTTVLKEKIDSIDEGNKTLCYSIIEAEESSYYKNFKAQVKVVEKGEGSLVKWECEFEKASEVAADHHPALYYKDFAVKNFKQLDDYLLKA, from the exons ATGGCTTCAAGGGATAGAATTAATGTAGATGTGGAGGTGAAGTCCAATGCAGATAAGATGTGGGAAAGCCTCAAGGACTCTGCCGCCCTCTTCCCCAAGGCCTTGCCTGACCTGTACAAGAGCATCCAAGTTCTCGAAGGCGATGGCAAGTCTGTTGGCTCTGTTCATTTCAAAGATTTTCGAG GGCTGCCTTTAACCACAGTGTTAAAGGAGAAGATAGATTCAATAGACGAAGGTAACAAGACACTATGTTATAGCATAATCGAGGCAGAGGAGTCCAGCTACTACAAGAATTTCAAGGCCCAAGTGAAGGTGGTTGAGAAGGGGGAGGGGAGCTTGGTGAAGTGGGAGTGTGAGTTTGAGAAGGCAAGTGAGGTTGCAGCTGATCATCATCCAGCCCTCTATTACAAAGACTTTGCAGTGAAGAACTTCAAACAGTTGGATGACTATTTGCTCAAGGCATAG